The genome window TGGCAAATAAAGTATTTTTTTGGGGAACTTTATCTCGCACTGAAACTCTTTCTAAAATGGGGGAGTCTCACGTTCTCCTCCATCCGAGTTTGCATGACTCTGGTGGTTTTGTTTGCACGGAAATGATGGGGGTTGGTCGTCCGACGATTTGTTTGGATTTGGGGGGCCCGGCTACTCAAGTGACCGCTCAAACGGGGATTAAAGTGGCTGCTACTGACCCCGATCGCACTGTGCAAGGTCTAGCAGAAGCTATAGTGTGTTTAGCCCAAGATCGTGAATTGCGAGATCGCTTGGGTCGATCGGGTCAAACGCGCGTCAGGGAAATCTATGATTGGAATATCAAAGGTAAATTCTTTGCCCAATTGTGCGAAGATGTACTCGACGGAAAATCAGGATAACTTCTGATTTGTTCGAGCGGGCAAAACACAAAAAACTATATTTTTTCAGGCGGTGAAACGTGGGCGTTGCAATCATTACTGGCTCGGCGGGTTTAATTGGCTCTGAGGCGTGTAAGTTCTTTGCCAAACAAGGCTTAGATATAGTTGGCATCGACAATAATATGCGCCAGTTCTTTTTTGGTGCTGATGGTTCTACAAACTGGAACCGCCAACAGCTCGAAAAGTCTTTGGGTACCAAGTATTATCACTTAGATGTGGACATTCGCGACTATGAAGCGATTACCAATATCTTTCAGCGGTACGGCGAGTCGATCGAATTAGTAATTCACACAGCAGCCCAGCCCAGCCATGATTGGGCTTCTCGTGCTCCGAAAATAGACTTTACCGTCAATGCCAACGGCACTCTCAATCTTCTAGAAGTAACTCGCTTGTACTGTCCTAAAGCGGTTTTCATTTTCACTTCTACCAATAAAGTATACGGCGATACGCCTAACAGTTTGCCTTTAATTGAATTAGAACACAGGTGGGAAATTGAACCAGGCCATACTTACGAAAGCGGCATTCGGGAAGATATGTCACTCGATCAGTGCCTGCACAGTTTGTTTGGTGCTTCTAAGGTAGCTGCTGATGTTTTAGTCCAAGAATACGGTCGATATTTTAATATGAACACCGCTTGTTTTCGCGGCGGCTGTTTGACGGGTCCAAATCACTCTGGAGCTCAATTGCACGGCTTCCTCGCCTACTTGATGAAGTGTGCTGTCACGGGAACTCCTTACACCGTGTTTGGCTACAAAGGCAAGCAAGTTCGCGATAACATTCATAGCGCTGATTTAATTTCGGCATTTTATGAATTTTATAAAGCTCCCAAAAGCGCCCAAGTTTATAATACAGGAGGAGGCAGGTACAGCAATTGTTCGATGTTAGAAGCTATCCAGATGTGCGAGGAAATTGCGGAACGCAAGTTTAATTGGACTTATGCTGAAGGGAATCGCATTGGCGATCACATTTGGTGGATTAGCGACAATTCAAAATTTTCCAGTCACTATCCCAACTGGAAAATGAAATATAACGTTAAACAAATCCTACAGGAGATTTATGAATGTAACCGCGAGCGTTGGCTGAAAGAGGATTCCCATGAGTGAGCGGGACAAACAGAATGTGCTGGGAATTTCGGTAAACGATTGAAGAATACAAGGTTAAACAAATCTTAGGGGAGATTTATGAGTGTAACCGCGAGCGTTGACTTAAAGAGGTGCTCCATGATTGATAAAGGGAAAAAGAATGTACTGGGCATATTAGTAAATGCCGTTAATTATGAAGCGGCTGTTAGCAAAATTATTGCGGCAGCCAGCGCCGGAAAACCAATGTCAGTTTCTGCTCTAGCGGTTCACGGGGTAATGACTGGAGTTCTCGACAGCACTCATCGTTATCGGATTAATCACATTGACTTAGTATTGCCAGACGGACAGCCGGTCAGGTGGGCGTTAAACTGGCTCTACCATACGGAATTGCCCGATCGAGTTTGCGGGCCGAATGCGATGTTACAAATCTGCGAACGTGCGGCAGAAGAAGGATTACCTATCTATTTGTACGGCTCTCAAGCCTCTGTACTGGAAGCTTTATCTCGCAATCTCTGCCAGCGTTTTCCCAAGTTAATTATTGCTGGAACTCAGCCTTCTAAATTTAGGCACGTTTCGCCCCAAGAGAAACAAGAAATTGCACGGCAAATTCGCAACAGCGGTGCAGCAATTACTTTTGTCGGTTTAGGGTGTCCCCGGCAAGAAGTCTGGGCTTACGAATACCGGGACGACTTATCAATGCCGTTGATTGCTGTAGGTGCTGCTTACGATTTTCATGCGGGTAATTTGGCTAAATCTCCTGACTTTTTATCTAAAATAGGTTTGGAATGGCTGTTTCGGATGATTAAGGAACCTCGGCGCCTTTGGCAGCGGTATGTTTTTTTGAATCCGCTTTATATCTGGCTGTTTTTGCTACAAGCTTTGAAAATCAAACAGTTCGACCCTACAGACGCCACGCCGCCTGTAGAAGAAGTATTATATGGTTGAAATTTAAAAGTTTCTTGTCAATTATGGGTGCTCACAAGAAAAAAGTAAAAAAGCAAACACATCGTAACTAATCGTTTTGAGGTGCAACTGCGATCGCATATTCAAGAAAATTTATATCAAATCCGGTGACATCGGAATTATAGTGGGAGCTTAAGAGCTCGCTACCCAAATCGCGAGCTCTTAAGCTCCCACTGACACGATCCAAATATATTATTCCGATGCAACCGGAAACGATATTAGGCCCGAAAACAATTTTTACATTATCTATGTGGTAAGCTGCGGACTCCACACCTTACATACAAAGTTTGTGCGTCAGTATCGATCGACTCAGGTGAATTGCTGGGTCAATAGTCGCATTTGGTTTGACTGTACTCCTGGCATGGGCGACGATCGCAGGAGATAGCAAAAGTATGGTGAGTGTGTAACCAAACTTGATAATCAAACCAAAAGTTTATGTAGGGCTTGCTGAATCAGTGAGAAAAGTAAACAGTGTATGGGTTTTCCGAACAAAAAAGTAGTAAGGGTCGCCGTGAAAAACAGGTATAATCAGTCAAAACCCGTGCATCACCACCTGCGATCGTGTATAGAAAAGCTGAGCTTGCCCCAAGCTCCCCATCCGACTTTGAACTCCCCTTTGAAGGAAGATTGTCAGAAGATAACCGTTGGGTAAAAATGACCCAACTAATTCCTTGGTTAGAATTTGAATCAGAATATGCTGCAAATTTTCCGACCGAAATGGGAGCACCCGCTTGCATCATTTAGGATGGCATTAGGGGCATTAATTATCAAAGAAAAGCTGGGAATCAGCGACATAGAAACAGTAGAACAGATCCGAGAAAACCCATACCTGCAATACTTTATAGGTCAATCAACATACAGTAATGAACCCCCATTTGATCCATCATTATTAGTCCACTTTCGGCAGCGAATCAGTGCAAACTTAATCAAGAAAGTGAACGAACGGATGGTGGAAAAAATGCGCGAAACCACCCCAAAACCGCCCGAAAAAAAAAAGGATTCGGACGCAAAAAATGAATTAACCAATCAAGGAAAATTAGTCATAGATGCGACCTGTGCTCCAGCAGATATTAGCTATCCCACCGACTTAGGGCTATTAAACCGAGCCAGAGTTCATACCGAAAAAATCATCGATATTCTCTATAAATCCCTCAAAGTAAAAATCAATAAAAAACCCAGAACCTACCGGAAAATAGCCAGGAAAGACTACTTAGCAGTAGCAAAACAACGACGACCTAAACGAAACAAAAAAATCCAAGCCCTTAAAAAACAACTGCAATATATCAAAAGAAACCTCGCTAATATTGAACAGCTAATCGAATCAGGTGCCACCCTACAAAGTTTGACCAAAAAGCAATATAAAACCTTGCTAGTTCTCACAGAAGTCTATCGCCAACAACTCTGGTTATTGGAAAATAAAAAACAGAGTATATCGGACAGTTGGGGTAAGTTTAAGCCAACCGCACATCCGTCCCATTGTTAGAGGAAAAGCAGGAAAACCCGTAGAGTTTGGAGCTAAACTGTCAGCGAGTTGCAGTGAAGGATATGTATTTTTAGACCGGATAAGTTGGGATAACTTTAACGAATCAGGAGACTTAAAAGCACTCATTTGAAGCATTTAAAATTTACACAGGATGCTATCCAGAATCAGTCCATGCCGATCGCATTTATCGAACCAGGGAAAATCGAGCCTGGTGTAAAGAAAGAGGAATTAGAATTAGTGGCCCCCCTTTAGGAAGGCCACCAGCAATTGTTAGTAAGGAAACCAAGAAACAAGCCTGGGAAGATGAAAGAATTCGTAACTCTATTGAGGGCAAATTTGGACAAGGTAAAAGAAGATTTAGCTTGAATCGAGTGATGGCAAAGCTTGATAATACTTCGGAAACAGCTATTGCTATTACTTTTTTAGTGATGAACCTTGCTACCTGGTTAAGACGGGTTTTTTGTGTGTTTTTATGTCAAAAACCAAAAATCACACCTATTTATGGTTCAATGATTATTAAAAGCTATAACTGGGCAAGTTATAGTCAACAAAAAGTTATGTTTTGCCGAGCTTGAATTGCCCATTAATTGCGATCGCGATTTTTCCTAACTTATTCAGTAAGCCCTATGTAGGGTTTGCTGAATAATCGATCGCCCGCAAAGAACAAGTTCGATCGATATCTGAAAGCTCAGTTAAAGATAAGCTTTTCCTGTATCGATTCCCCCCAATTATAATTGAGGATTATCTTCAACCCAAAAACAGGTGTTCTTTTTCCAAATAGACATAAAAACACACAAAAAACCCGGCGCCACCAGGAAGCATCGGTTCATGACTAAAAAAGTAATTTCAATAACTGTAGTAGATGTATTATCGAGTTTAGCCATCATTAGATGAGCGACCGAATCTTCGTTTACGCAAGTCCCGAACTTGCCCTCAATTGCATTTCTAATCCTTTTATCTTCCAACGCTTGCCTCTTTTTTGATTGACTCACATTTGCTGGCGGTCTTCCTAGTGGGGGCCCACGCTCGCCTAATTCCTTTTTCTTTGCACCACGCTCGGTTTTCCCTTGTACGGTAAATGCGATCCTTCCACATGAGGGGAGTTCAAAGTCGGAGGGTGATAGGAGAGCAAGCTCAGCTTTTCTGTACGCAATCGCAAATGGTGATGCACGGGTTTTGACCTATTTTACCTGTTTTTCACGGCGACCTGACGGACGATCGCGCAATCGCATCACCCAGCCCTCGTAAATCTTTTGCTCTTTATTCAGCAAACCCTAATTACTAATGTGGAAACGACACCCGCAACCATCGGAGATGTCGAAATGACTCAGGTGATTCATCAAGCTTTGCAGGGTAAACACCGATTGCCACAAGAACATATCGTCGATACTGCTTATGTTGACGCCCAACACTTGCTCACCAGCGAGACTGATTTAGGTATTGAGATCCTTGGCCCTGTACCGCCTGACTCTAGTTGGCAAGAACAAGCACAGCAAGGCTTCGATCTTTCTTGTTTTACGGTCAATTGGGAGCATCGCCATGCGAATTGTCCCCAGGGCCACATCAGCAAATCTTGGCATCAACCCTCGGATCGCTATGACAATCGAGTCATTCAAGTGCGATGAAAGTCGGGCTGATTGTGCTGGTTGTCCTGTGCCCTCTCAATGTACTCATTCGCCCGCGTCAGCTCGTGTTCTGACTCTCAAACCTCAACCTCTTTACGAAGCTCTTGCCAAGGGTAGGGCTAGACAACATACCCTGGATTTTAAGCAGCTTTATGCCTTACGGGCTGGTGTTGAAAGTTCCCTATCTCAAGGAATTCGTGTTTTTGGTTTGCGCCGGGCTCGTTACATGGGTCTTGCCAAAACTCGTCTACAACATATTGTGACTGCTGCGGCGATGAATCTGTCGAGAATGTGGGCATTTTGGCGTAACATTCCGATTGCCTTGACCCGTGTCTCTAGTTTTTCTGCTCTTTTTACTTCTGGCTCATCATAGTTCTTTTGCCATGATTATGGGATGTTTGGTTTCACCCTTTTTTAATTCGCCAACATTCTCTATAATTCGTTACTACACATACAAAGTCCGCCCGCGCGGACTCTGAATAAAACGATAATTAAGAACTGGATTTGATGTTAATAGCGGGGGACGGTTCGATCGACCACCAGTGAGTAAGCATCGATACCGCCAACGATATTTTTAACATTGGTAAATCCTTGAGTCGCTAACCAGTGGCACATTTGAGCCGATCGCACTCCGTGATGGCACAGAACTAGGGTTTCTGTATCGCGATCGAGTCTAGCGTCAATTTCACCCGACCATTCGGCAAACTCGCTCAGCGGAAAAGCTACAAATCCCGGCAGCGCCGCGAGTTCAATTTCGTAAGGTTCCCGCACGTCTACAAGCTGCAATTTCTCAGCATTGGTTTCTGCTAAGTGGCGACCTAATTCTTCGACTGTAATTTGAGCAAAAATTTCTGACATTTGATTATAAAAAGTAGTCATTAGTCATCAGTCATTAGTCAGTTAACAGTCAACAGTTAACAGTCAACAGTCAACAGTCAACAGTTAACAGTTAACAGTCAACAGTTAACAGTGATTAATTGACGGGCGAAGGCGGTGAAATTAGCTCCGCTGGAGGCGTCGGTGCAGGACGCCCGTCCAACTGGCTCACGCTGCCCCTCGGGTCAAGACAAGTGGCGATTAACCTGTCAGTCGGAAATTCGAGCCTGCCGCTCAAACCGACTACGCATTCAGAAAACTGTTGGGGCAATAAACTGCGGCGGCATCCATCAAGCACTACCAGGGGATCTGCAGGTTGAGTTCGACTTTTGCCGTTAATATTCACTACGCAACTAGCCAATTCGTTGGGACGCCTCACCCGCCGACAGCTAGAGAGCGCTTCGACACCCGAAATATTGGTTTTGCGGTTGATTTGGAGGGCGCATTTAGATATGTCGCGGGGGTGGAGCGCGTCAGCACAAGCGGCTGCCGCTGCCTCTGCCCCCACTCCGGCTTCGATTAGTTCCAGGGCGCAGACGCGATAGGGATTCCTAGAGCGAGGGAATCTAATGGTGATCGCTGAGGCTGGTGAGATTGGCAGTGCTGTTGCCAACAAACCGAGTGCTGCTAGCTGCGTGCCGAGAGCCAATATCCAGCGCCCGGTAGGGTTTGAGCCTGTCGGTGCTGGCTTTGGGGAAGAAGTGCGGGAAAAATTGCGGTTGTGCATGGCAGATCGAGTAGTGAGTTTTTTTGGCTGATTGGGGCGAGCGATCGGGTTTTCCTTCAGAATTTACCGCACATTATGGATCGCCCTGCGGTCGATCGTTTTTTTATCGATCTTTGTTTGAATTTTGGCCGTTACCAACATATAATATAGAGTCTGCATAAAATTGCATACAGATATTAGAGAGGAAAATAAATGTCTCGATATCGAGGCCCCCGATTGAGAATCGTCCGTCGCCTGAAAGAGTTGCCGGGTCTAACCCGCAAAACCCCCAGACGAGATTATCCGCCTGGACAGCACGGTCAAAACCGCAAAAAGCTCTCTGAGTACGCGGTTCGCTTGCAAGAAAAGCAAAAACTCCGTTTCAATTACGGTGTGACGGAACGCCAACTGCTCCGTTACGTCCGCAAAGCCCGCCGTGTCACGGGCTCCACAGGTCAAGTGTTACTGCAATTTTTGGAAATGCGCTTGGACAATACTGTGTTTCGGATGGGAATGGCTCCAACCATTCCGTCCGCCAGACAATTGGTAAATCACGGTCACATAACTGTCAATGACCGTGAAGTCAATATCGCCAGCTATCAGTGCAAGCCTGGTGATGTAATTGCGGTGAAAAATAGAGAGCGCTCTCGCACAATGGTAGAAGCTAATCTCAAAGACCCAGGCTTGGCTCACTTGCCGAATCACTTGGAATTTGATAAGCAAAAACTGGTTGGCAAAGTTAACGGCGTTATCGAGCGCGAGTGGATTGCTCTTCAGATTAACGAACTGTTAGTGGTGGAATACTACTCACGGCAAGCTTAAGTTATTAGTCATCAGTCGCTGGTCATTAGTCATCAGTTGGTTGCTAGCAGAATAATTAATAATTGGGTAAGAACCCAGTTATTGATTAATTGCTACTGAATAATGAGGACTGAGGACTAAGAATTCATAATTTTCAACATTCCCACCCCCTAAAAAGGGATGGGATTTTTTGAAGGTTTCGCTTGGGAACTTCTTTGAGTGGCCATTTGCTCGGACGACACTTGCCTGATGGCATTAAATGATGTCCCAGCCTCAAATTATTCCCTTAAAAAGTTTCTTCTCCGGTTGGTTCTTGGTGGACAATGCCTCGCTTTTGAAGGCGATAATTCGCTACAACAGGGTAAACAACACCGCGTATCCGATTGATCGCACCTACTGGACGATGAACTGCTAAGCCGTTCCAGGGAGAATATCTCAGGTTTTCGTTGAAATCAGATTGTTTTTCATAATCAATAATCTGATGCTGGACGGTGAGACGACCTACTCTCAAGAAGGGTGATTCATTTTCCTTCCAGACATTGATGCCATCGTCGATCGGCATTTTTAGGCTGGTTTGGAACTGAATGCCAAAATCCCACCAGTATTCGGCATCAGGTTTCGCCAAAGCTTGAATTAGATTGTCCCGGTAATAATTGTCTGGTTTATTCGGATCTAAACCCAAGGCTTTAGCGCGATCGACAAAGGGAATTTTAGGAATTCCCGGTCGAGATTCTTCTGGAATTATCTCGTGCGGTGGTTGGGATGAAACCGGAGTAAACCCATACTTAATTACAGCAGGATATTCGACAGGAACTAGACCAGGTTTAGAGGGATCGAAATCGGGATAGAGACCCAAAGCAGAGGGTGAACCGCTCCAATATTTGGCTGTTAGCAAACTCTTCGGAGTCCGGCTACCCGTAAGCGTCGAGACCGCTATAAAGTGTCTGGGATGTCGCATTAGCCACTTTTTCAATGTCTCTGGTGATTCAACCAGAGCAGAAAAAAAGCCGTAGTAGTCTTTGATGGTTTGGCTCACAAATATCTCTGAATTGTGAACAATGATGTCCTGGGTTTTTGACTCGTGGCTTTGCGCCAGTCGTTCCCCTTCCACCCCCATCACTTTCAGTGATATTGAGCGCGAATCTTTTTGGTAATCGGGGTATACTTTGGTAGCCCCGTTAGCAAATCGCAACCAAACAGGATATTCTTTGGGTTTGGCCAGCAAACCTTGCTTAAGGGAAATAGCATTGAGTTGCGAAGAAGTTAACGAAGCGCGTTTGCCCAATTCCTGTTTAATCGCTTCCTCATCAAAGTCAAAAATTTCCAGAGTTCCTTTAACGCAAGCATGAGTTTTGGCGTGAGTATCTCGCAGCGCCCGCTCCTTATTGCCGTAAAGATTATCCATCCGAAGCTTGGCTTGCTCAACCAAAAGATCGTAGTATTTGAGTTCGTCCTGTTCCGGATATTCGGTAAATAACTTTTTGTTCATCACACAACCTTCGGTTAATCGCTAAAAAAGGCTCTACACAAACCGTTGCATCTGTTAAACAGTATAAATGCTGGTGCAATTGCTTCCGAATTGCCGTAGCCGAGCGCTTGGGAAAATATCGGCTTTTTCTTCCCCATTTTTGAGGGCGCAGGTGTGTTTGCGCCGCCCACTACCTTGAGTCTTAGTTGTCAGCTACAACTTAAAGTTCGAAGGAGACTTTGTACTTGGGATCGCTTGGAGGCACATTACGATTCACTAAATCAGAGACTGTTTTGGTATTTTGGATAATTTCCCAACCAACCTCAGAAAAAGTTTCCTTATTGAAGACTTTAGGCGATAACAAAGGATTAGTTAAAGCTTGGGAGAAAGCATCAATGCCAATTATCCGTGCTACTAAAGGCGGAATTGCTGAATTTTTCCGGACATCTTCAGCGTACAATCCGACAAATAATTCAATCTTATCAACATGACCGTACAGCTCTTTTAATTTCTGTTGAGCGTATTCGTCACCCGTAATTTGATTGAAATCAGTCACCCTGGGATAACCACACATTTCGCGGTAATCGTTATAACTTGCTAACTGCGCCTGCCGTCCGAGTTTAACAGATGCTAGTTCGGTAGCATCAATAAATGTATAGGGTGTTCCTGCGATCTTAAAATCAGGTGTGTTAAACAAACCAATTCTAGTGCCTGGTTGGGAACAAGTTTCTTCCATCAATGCACCCAACCCTTTATCGATTAACATCTGATTATTCCAGAGGGAATCGTACATGGATTGTTCTTTACCGTCATAGATAAAGGTTTCCGGAATCGCACTATGCCAGCGATAGACAAAACTAAACTCAATCGCCATCCAATTTTCTCGATACCAACTTTCCTTGGTAAAAGCTTCAGGATCGGCAAAGAACCTAAAATTATAGGGCGTAATGTGGAAAATGTACTCTTCCATAATGATATTGAGAACAATCACCATGAGAATATTTCTCGCGGTTTGGAAGAGCCTCTCATCGTCCCATTCCGGATAGCTTTTGGACAAAACATCACAAATTCGATTATGCTCCCTGATACATAAAGTGTTGAGCATGACATAGCCAATTTGGACGTTTGCCCGTTCAACTCCCATTGCAAATAGCTTGCTTTTCTTTTCGGGGGGTTGTCTTTTCTCATCATTAAGGGGTGCATGAAGACCTTCAAATTGAGGATCGATAATACCCTGCTCGGGATCGGCATAATAAAAGAGTGGATACTCTTCTTCTACGCCATCTTTGCGCTTGAGTTTTTGGGTTTTAAATTTACCGTCTTTGAAAGCTCTGAGCATATTTGTTTGTTTGCGGGTCAACCCGTAAACATTACACATATCAATCTGATGGTTGGAGGTATTTTTGAAGCGGTTTTCCTGATCGATCCGGAGAAAACTATCTGTAAACCACTGCACCCAATAGGGAAAAAGCAGAGTCGATTTTTCCGAATAAATGGTTTTTCCGTCTCTTTTTTGGAATAAGGTCTTTACTTTGTCCAGTGGTGGTAAATTTCCTTCTTTGTTAAATTCCGGATCGGGAGGTAAATGTCGCCCAGTATAAGTCTTGTCTGTCAGTGAATCCCAAGAGATATAGGTATCAGTTTTCTTGGGAATATCTGTCCCTGGAATTTTGGGATCTAAGCCCATTAAGCTATAGGGAAGCGGGCGAGTTGGAAGTTTGTAAATGATGCTATTGAGAAAAAATTTGTTTAGTTTACGTTTCAGAGGCTCGTAACTTTGAACTAAGTTCCAAATTGGTTTGAAATGAGTCAACGTATATGCTAAAGCTTTGTTGCTGAATCCATCTCTAGATGTATCTCTTGTCATGATTCCTTTTCCTTTCGATTGTTGTAGATTAGGTAGATTACAAAGTCTTCTGATGTTCGGTTCTGAGAGTTTGATAAAGTTCGATCAGTTTTCTGGATTTTCAATTACTTTGGAGAGAATTTTTTGCAAATTCTTAGGCCGATAGTCTTGGCGTTTTTTCAATCGCTCGATCGCGCTTTCATGAAGATCCTCAAGGGTCTCTCCCACCTCGCGCCACTTGATTCCTGCCAATTTGAAGAACCCAGGATTGTTTTGAAATGGAGCCTTATAATCAGGCTTGATATCCTCAATGGCTTCTGGATCGAATTCCAGCTTCAATTCAAAGTCACTGATTTGATCCAACATCCACTTCAAGACAGCATCTGATAACCCGCGGTATTCTGGCGTACCACCGCCGATGCAGCCATGTTCGCCTGGAAACCAAACTTGACGAAGCTTCTGGTTCGGGGCATCAGGATTTTTCTTCATCAGGGTAACATCAAAGACTTCGCGAATTTCGTCGATCGCAACGGCGTGCAACGCATTCTCAATATCCTTATTTAAAGTGGTGTCGTGGAATTTGTACCTTGTTTTGATCTGTCCCTCAAACTTCTTCAAGGCGGGTACAAGAGGAATACCAAGGGCTCCAACGGTGTCGAAACAACCAAGCAAGGTAATCGGGACGCGATCGCCCTTATCTTTGCCGAATTTTTCGCGGAAACTCTTTGCTTCCGAATGCTTTGGTGAAATCTCTCGCTTACGGTAAAGCTCGTAAGCTTGTGATGCCATGGTAACGTTACGGCGGGATAGGAGACCGGAGCAATAGATCATCCCCGCTAGACTCCTGACTGTGTAAGCACCGCGACTGAACCCGAATAGATAGATTTCGTCACCCCGATCGTAGTTGAAAGAAAGAAAACGATAGGCATCTTGGATATTTTTATCGATTCCCAGCCCAGTGACTCCGCCCACAATCTTGTTACTGTCTACTCCAATTCCCTCGTCATAAAACACGATCTGCGGAACCCCGTCACTGGCTGTCCGTTTCACGGCCTGGGCCAGCCTAACCACATTAGTTGGGCACTGAGTATCTAGTTTGTTCCAAGTTCCATCACAGCAAACTATCAGACGTTTCCCTGGTTTCGTCATTTTTATATTCTCTCTTTGAATTTGACATTGGAGAGCGAGCTGTCTTTGGTAATCGGTTACAAGAGAATTGCCAATTCCGGTGTTTCTATCGCCTGACAGCGTTCGCCGATCGTTGATTGCTGGAAATCGATATTTTGCTGGCAATCTTTAGCTTTTGCGATTGTCAGGATAGTCTCAAAACACCATCTAGTCTAGTTGGCTGTATTAAAATGTGAAATTTATTTATATTTCTTAAACAATAAATAACAGAGTGAAATAGTAGCTTTGGTTCTGGGAAAATGCTCGATTCTCTTAAAACGTAAAAAATTTAGAGAGTGAAATAGTAGCTTTGGTTCTGGGAAAATGCTCGATTCTCCTAACAGAAGTAGCTATCCGACGCCATAGCTAACAAACCTTTAAACACATTTACGCTCTGCCAGATCGGTTTTTAGAACAGCTATATTTTATCGATTTGTCCGTAGGCTGCAAGATATAGCCTTTCTC of Oscillatoria nigro-viridis PCC 7112 contains these proteins:
- a CDS encoding rhodanese-like domain-containing protein, translated to MTTFYNQMSEIFAQITVEELGRHLAETNAEKLQLVDVREPYEIELAALPGFVAFPLSEFAEWSGEIDARLDRDTETLVLCHHGVRSAQMCHWLATQGFTNVKNIVGGIDAYSLVVDRTVPRY
- a CDS encoding transposase produces the protein MTIESFKCDESRADCAGCPVPSQCTHSPASARVLTLKPQPLYEALAKGRARQHTLDFKQLYALRAGVESSLSQGIRVFGLRRARYMGLAKTRLQHIVTAAAMNLSRMWAFWRNIPIALTRVSSFSALFTSGSS
- the rpsD gene encoding 30S ribosomal protein S4, which codes for MSRYRGPRLRIVRRLKELPGLTRKTPRRDYPPGQHGQNRKKLSEYAVRLQEKQKLRFNYGVTERQLLRYVRKARRVTGSTGQVLLQFLEMRLDNTVFRMGMAPTIPSARQLVNHGHITVNDREVNIASYQCKPGDVIAVKNRERSRTMVEANLKDPGLAHLPNHLEFDKQKLVGKVNGVIEREWIALQINELLVVEYYSRQA
- a CDS encoding WecB/TagA/CpsF family glycosyltransferase; its protein translation is MIDKGKKNVLGILVNAVNYEAAVSKIIAAASAGKPMSVSALAVHGVMTGVLDSTHRYRINHIDLVLPDGQPVRWALNWLYHTELPDRVCGPNAMLQICERAAEEGLPIYLYGSQASVLEALSRNLCQRFPKLIIAGTQPSKFRHVSPQEKQEIARQIRNSGAAITFVGLGCPRQEVWAYEYRDDLSMPLIAVGAAYDFHAGNLAKSPDFLSKIGLEWLFRMIKEPRRLWQRYVFLNPLYIWLFLLQALKIKQFDPTDATPPVEEVLYG
- a CDS encoding NAD-dependent epimerase/dehydratase family protein; this translates as MGVAIITGSAGLIGSEACKFFAKQGLDIVGIDNNMRQFFFGADGSTNWNRQQLEKSLGTKYYHLDVDIRDYEAITNIFQRYGESIELVIHTAAQPSHDWASRAPKIDFTVNANGTLNLLEVTRLYCPKAVFIFTSTNKVYGDTPNSLPLIELEHRWEIEPGHTYESGIREDMSLDQCLHSLFGASKVAADVLVQEYGRYFNMNTACFRGGCLTGPNHSGAQLHGFLAYLMKCAVTGTPYTVFGYKGKQVRDNIHSADLISAFYEFYKAPKSAQVYNTGGGRYSNCSMLEAIQMCEEIAERKFNWTYAEGNRIGDHIWWISDNSKFSSHYPNWKMKYNVKQILQEIYECNRERWLKEDSHE
- a CDS encoding DUF2235 domain-containing protein — protein: MTKPGKRLIVCCDGTWNKLDTQCPTNVVRLAQAVKRTASDGVPQIVFYDEGIGVDSNKIVGGVTGLGIDKNIQDAYRFLSFNYDRGDEIYLFGFSRGAYTVRSLAGMIYCSGLLSRRNVTMASQAYELYRKREISPKHSEAKSFREKFGKDKGDRVPITLLGCFDTVGALGIPLVPALKKFEGQIKTRYKFHDTTLNKDIENALHAVAIDEIREVFDVTLMKKNPDAPNQKLRQVWFPGEHGCIGGGTPEYRGLSDAVLKWMLDQISDFELKLEFDPEAIEDIKPDYKAPFQNNPGFFKLAGIKWREVGETLEDLHESAIERLKKRQDYRPKNLQKILSKVIENPEN
- a CDS encoding peroxidase family protein, which codes for MTRDTSRDGFSNKALAYTLTHFKPIWNLVQSYEPLKRKLNKFFLNSIIYKLPTRPLPYSLMGLDPKIPGTDIPKKTDTYISWDSLTDKTYTGRHLPPDPEFNKEGNLPPLDKVKTLFQKRDGKTIYSEKSTLLFPYWVQWFTDSFLRIDQENRFKNTSNHQIDMCNVYGLTRKQTNMLRAFKDGKFKTQKLKRKDGVEEEYPLFYYADPEQGIIDPQFEGLHAPLNDEKRQPPEKKSKLFAMGVERANVQIGYVMLNTLCIREHNRICDVLSKSYPEWDDERLFQTARNILMVIVLNIIMEEYIFHITPYNFRFFADPEAFTKESWYRENWMAIEFSFVYRWHSAIPETFIYDGKEQSMYDSLWNNQMLIDKGLGALMEETCSQPGTRIGLFNTPDFKIAGTPYTFIDATELASVKLGRQAQLASYNDYREMCGYPRVTDFNQITGDEYAQQKLKELYGHVDKIELFVGLYAEDVRKNSAIPPLVARIIGIDAFSQALTNPLLSPKVFNKETFSEVGWEIIQNTKTVSDLVNRNVPPSDPKYKVSFEL